From Magnetovibrio sp. PR-2, the proteins below share one genomic window:
- the mamQ gene encoding magnetosome protein MamQ: MSILDRTINNDKQRLRRSEALLNQLYREEVDPPFQAPALRGVKVMALLSVLAILIFTGTLFFKFNNFIYLHEDVLNKRGNLEASLQRRSNLFTNMVNLTLNHAALEHTIFAYTSKARSGVVNKNEMSPDVKADLIDRAEQLGKSGILPEGWEEALEGFKNDGGGAALGRLMAVVEKYPDIKSAQTYQEMMTSLVEMEDKITMRRNEYNQTLHTYNTAIMRFPWKLLADWTGFERYDYFTVKNPGITAPIISADTYKELVPFIDEGTKQ, from the coding sequence ATGAGTATTTTGGATCGCACGATTAATAATGATAAACAGCGCCTCCGTCGTTCGGAAGCGTTGCTCAATCAATTGTATCGTGAAGAAGTCGACCCGCCGTTTCAAGCCCCGGCATTGCGGGGGGTGAAGGTCATGGCACTGCTATCGGTTCTGGCGATCTTGATATTCACGGGCACTTTGTTTTTTAAGTTTAACAACTTCATTTATCTGCATGAAGATGTGTTGAATAAACGCGGCAACTTAGAAGCGTCTTTGCAACGGCGTTCAAACCTATTTACCAACATGGTTAACTTGACGTTGAACCACGCAGCCTTGGAACACACCATTTTCGCTTATACTTCGAAAGCGCGCTCTGGTGTGGTCAACAAAAACGAAATGTCGCCCGACGTTAAAGCGGATTTGATTGATCGCGCCGAGCAACTTGGCAAATCTGGTATCCTGCCCGAAGGTTGGGAAGAAGCACTTGAAGGCTTCAAAAATGATGGTGGCGGAGCAGCCTTAGGGCGTTTGATGGCCGTCGTTGAAAAGTACCCGGATATCAAATCGGCTCAAACTTACCAGGAAATGATGACGTCTTTGGTGGAGATGGAAGATAAAATCACCATGCGCCGCAACGAATACAATCAAACCCTTCATACCTACAACACGGCGATCATGCGCTTTCCGTGGAAATTGCTGGCCGATTGGACTGGGTTTGAACGTTATGACTATTTCACTGTCAAAAACCCCGGCATCACTGCGCCGATCATTTCGGCAGATACGTACAAGGAACTGGTTCCATTCATAGACGAAGGAACGAAACAATGA
- the mamS gene encoding magnetosome protein MamS — protein MTSHDKGKGIMGSQLRPENWVVAIGVVFAVGIVVASMLPDSFWSENNTTPIAQRDGAMTTPSMRSAVGGVVQGLAGGQTQGQNQAKKGQANDMMGLVPFTRAKSVRFRGRVIRVISLGNDTGWGQMHVWLEDGSGQSQEISIAPDWYLIHMGCIIKENARVDGSAFTFGKARPIAEYYAKTISVGGKTCRLRNDEGFALWSNRLR, from the coding sequence ATGACATCTCACGACAAGGGTAAAGGCATTATGGGCAGTCAATTGAGACCAGAAAACTGGGTCGTCGCCATCGGTGTTGTATTCGCCGTTGGGATTGTCGTGGCAAGTATGTTGCCCGATTCCTTCTGGTCCGAAAACAATACGACCCCCATTGCACAACGCGATGGTGCTATGACGACACCGTCCATGCGTTCGGCAGTGGGCGGCGTTGTGCAAGGGCTTGCGGGTGGTCAAACGCAAGGTCAAAACCAGGCGAAAAAGGGCCAAGCCAATGATATGATGGGGCTGGTTCCGTTTACACGTGCGAAAAGCGTACGCTTTCGCGGACGGGTTATTCGCGTCATCAGTCTGGGGAATGACACGGGCTGGGGGCAAATGCACGTCTGGCTCGAAGACGGTTCTGGTCAATCTCAAGAAATTTCAATTGCACCTGATTGGTATCTCATTCACATGGGGTGCATCATTAAAGAGAATGCGCGCGTCGATGGCAGCGCCTTTACCTTTGGAAAGGCCCGTCCGATTGCTGAATATTATGCCAAAACGATCTCTGTCGGTGGCAAAACATGTCGCTTGCGCAATGATGAAGGTTTTGCCTTGTGGTCTAATCGGCTCCGTTAA
- a CDS encoding helix-turn-helix domain-containing protein, with the protein MIWTAVIRLGTLMSVATAVLHLYDERTRAINASRIYRTPDAARFLGISRKDVVKLIKANDIKATLVNGNYRILGQNIIEYLNR; encoded by the coding sequence ATGATTTGGACAGCTGTAATACGCTTAGGCACACTGATGTCCGTGGCAACAGCGGTGCTGCATCTCTACGACGAACGCACCCGTGCTATCAACGCCTCGCGGATTTACCGGACTCCGGATGCCGCGCGTTTCTTAGGCATCTCGCGCAAGGACGTCGTTAAGTTGATCAAAGCAAACGATATCAAAGCCACGTTGGTGAACGGGAATTACCGCATCTTGGGTCAAAACATTATCGAGTACTTAAACCGATGA
- the mamB gene encoding magnetosome biogenesis CDF transporter MamB: protein MKSERCKLCRDEVVWWAIFVNIAQTTYKGLLGIMSGSAALVADSIHSGADVVASIVTMASIKISKKVSNEEYPYGFGNVQFISSSVVGLILIFGALYLMYESVMKLMIGDISPPNPVAILGAGVSVVTNELMYRYQNCVGTENNSPAIIANAWDNRSDALSSIGVLIGIAIAVMGFPIMDVIAAMVVAVMVARIGIELNTDAINGLMDTSVETDVLTEVYEIAMETAKVEEVQYLRGRNIGEDVYFDIGITVNGKLRVYESDLIAQAIKDRIFAEIAHTTDVQITVIPDATKASPIGKIKGKLIPDWLGG from the coding sequence ATGAAATCTGAACGCTGTAAACTATGTCGTGACGAAGTGGTCTGGTGGGCTATCTTTGTCAATATTGCCCAGACGACCTACAAGGGCCTGCTGGGCATTATGAGTGGTAGTGCTGCATTGGTGGCGGACTCGATTCACTCTGGCGCGGACGTTGTCGCCAGTATTGTGACCATGGCCAGCATCAAAATCTCTAAAAAGGTGTCCAACGAGGAATACCCTTATGGATTTGGCAATGTGCAGTTCATTTCCTCTTCCGTGGTTGGATTGATTTTGATCTTTGGCGCATTGTATCTGATGTATGAATCCGTCATGAAGCTGATGATCGGCGATATCTCGCCTCCAAATCCGGTGGCTATTTTGGGTGCAGGCGTATCTGTTGTGACCAACGAATTGATGTATCGCTATCAAAACTGTGTTGGCACAGAAAACAACAGCCCTGCGATCATTGCGAACGCATGGGACAACCGTTCGGATGCTTTGTCGTCCATTGGTGTTTTGATCGGCATTGCGATCGCCGTTATGGGCTTTCCCATTATGGACGTTATCGCGGCTATGGTTGTCGCGGTTATGGTGGCGCGCATCGGCATTGAGCTGAACACGGATGCAATTAATGGTTTGATGGATACATCCGTCGAAACAGACGTTCTTACAGAAGTTTATGAAATTGCCATGGAAACGGCGAAAGTCGAAGAAGTTCAATATTTGCGGGGACGTAATATTGGCGAAGATGTGTATTTTGACATTGGCATCACAGTGAACGGCAAATTGCGGGTGTATGAAAGTGACTTGATTGCGCAAGCTATTAAGGATCGTATTTTTGCAGAAATAGCCCACACCACCGACGTTCAGATAACCGTTATTCCGGATGCTACAAAGGCATCACCAATTGGTAAAATCAAAGGTAAGCTGATCCCCGACTGGCTAGGCGGATGA
- the mamT gene encoding magnetosome protein MamT, with amino-acid sequence MALWEQFKRKVRGKEGLSLLILFVIGGLVWETFGLNLGSSPSHQSVRITKGILYGDMPAPAERGLVETLKDTFVPDQKYKLMTLKHIPRVTAQQKMPHPYVGVCTNCHLYVDGPGPGTQFKTPVGAALESLSRIKKLGPPLLPDSDRPHPPAGRCIKCHDVVIKVPIEKKKGGFRWVM; translated from the coding sequence ATGGCTCTGTGGGAGCAATTCAAACGCAAAGTAAGGGGCAAGGAAGGGTTATCCTTGCTCATCTTGTTTGTGATAGGTGGGTTGGTCTGGGAAACCTTTGGGCTGAACCTGGGCAGCTCCCCGTCCCATCAGTCTGTTCGCATTACCAAGGGGATACTTTATGGAGATATGCCTGCCCCGGCCGAACGCGGTTTGGTTGAAACACTCAAAGATACGTTCGTCCCTGATCAAAAATATAAGTTGATGACCTTAAAGCATATCCCCCGGGTTACGGCGCAACAAAAAATGCCACATCCATATGTGGGGGTATGCACCAATTGCCATTTGTATGTGGATGGTCCTGGACCGGGGACACAATTTAAAACGCCTGTGGGTGCCGCCTTGGAAAGTTTGTCCAGAATTAAAAAATTAGGGCCGCCATTGCTGCCCGATTCCGACAGGCCTCATCCGCCTGCAGGGCGCTGCATAAAATGTCATGATGTTGTGATCAAAGTGCCGATTGAGAAGAAAAAAGGCGGCTTTAGATGGGTCATGTAG